From Enterococcus wangshanyuanii, the proteins below share one genomic window:
- the zwf gene encoding glucose-6-phosphate dehydrogenase — protein MNEKIALFTIFGGTGDLAKRKLYPSLFRLYRKGNLAEHFAVIGTARREWTDEHYREIVRETIKDLNPTAEEAQAFSSHFYYQSHNVNDSEHYDTLKKLSDTLNEKYDLGGNHIYYLAMAPQFFGTIVQHLKSQEILTEKGFDRLIIEKPFGSDYESAYQLNEEIRAVFPEKDIFRIDHYLGKEMIQNISAIRFANNIFESQWNNRYIDNVQITFAEGLGVEDRGGYYDHSGALKDMVQNHILQVVALLAMEPPVAFSEAEIRSEKVKALQAIRLYSEKEALENFVRGQYGAGKLEDQDFVSYRDEPNVDENSQTETFVAGKFLIDNFRWSGVPFYIRTGKRLTEKGTRINIVFKQVPINVFKDDVDHCGEKTDLPPNVLTIYIQPTEGFSLTLNGKEIGQGFSTTPVKLDYRHSAETTGNSPEAYEKLLLDSLNGDGTNFSHWDEVAQSWRIVDIIRQAWDKTSVDFPNYAAGSMGPDAAFELLARDHFSWEWQPDNWYRERGKL, from the coding sequence ATGAATGAAAAAATAGCATTGTTCACAATTTTTGGCGGTACTGGCGATTTAGCAAAACGGAAATTATATCCTTCTTTATTCAGATTGTACCGTAAAGGAAACTTAGCCGAGCATTTTGCTGTGATCGGTACAGCAAGAAGAGAATGGACGGATGAACACTACCGTGAAATCGTTCGTGAAACGATCAAAGATCTAAACCCTACGGCAGAAGAAGCACAAGCTTTTTCAAGCCATTTTTACTACCAGTCCCATAATGTGAACGATTCAGAGCACTATGATACATTAAAAAAATTGTCAGATACGTTAAATGAAAAATATGATTTGGGTGGCAACCACATTTATTATCTGGCTATGGCACCTCAATTCTTCGGCACGATCGTTCAACACTTAAAATCCCAAGAAATCTTAACTGAAAAGGGCTTTGATCGTTTGATCATTGAAAAACCCTTTGGCTCTGATTACGAGTCTGCTTATCAGCTTAATGAAGAAATCCGTGCAGTGTTCCCTGAAAAAGATATTTTTAGAATCGATCACTATTTAGGAAAAGAAATGATCCAGAATATTTCTGCGATCCGTTTTGCTAATAATATTTTTGAATCTCAATGGAATAACCGCTACATCGATAATGTACAAATCACTTTTGCTGAAGGTCTTGGCGTTGAAGATCGCGGCGGCTATTACGATCATAGCGGAGCACTGAAAGATATGGTACAAAACCATATTTTACAAGTCGTTGCTTTATTAGCGATGGAACCGCCTGTTGCCTTTTCAGAAGCTGAAATCAGATCAGAAAAGGTTAAAGCTTTACAAGCCATTCGTCTCTATTCTGAAAAAGAAGCATTGGAGAACTTTGTTCGCGGTCAATATGGTGCTGGTAAGCTTGAAGATCAAGACTTCGTCAGCTATCGTGATGAACCGAATGTCGATGAAAACTCTCAAACAGAAACCTTTGTCGCAGGTAAGTTTTTGATCGACAACTTCCGTTGGTCAGGCGTTCCATTTTATATCCGCACAGGAAAACGTCTAACTGAAAAAGGCACACGTATCAATATCGTCTTTAAACAAGTTCCGATCAATGTCTTTAAAGATGACGTTGACCATTGCGGAGAAAAAACAGATTTACCGCCAAATGTTTTAACGATTTATATTCAGCCGACAGAAGGATTCTCTCTGACATTGAATGGCAAAGAAATCGGTCAAGGATTCTCTACGACTCCTGTCAAGCTAGACTATCGTCATAGCGCGGAAACAACAGGAAACAGCCCTGAAGCATACGAAAAACTACTGTTAGATAGTTTAAATGGTGACGGCACAAACTTCTCTCATTGGGATGAAGTGGCTCAATCTTGGCGGATCGTTGATATCATACGTCAGGCTTGGGATAAAACATCGGTTGATTTCCCTAATTACGCAGCAGGTTCAATGGGGCCGGATGCCGCCTTTGAATTACTTGCTCGTGATCATTTTTCTTGGGAATGGCAGCCGGATAACTGGTACCGTGAACGAGGCAAACTTTAA
- a CDS encoding GH25 family lysozyme encodes MNKLTIKIPLFCTAALLTLGLTTLSYAEENTTISSSDTETTTSSVLSSVQNPTDESTTTTIEKETPSSTAASESTEKSTETEAVNSSLYFDDYYLPSNRSDLNPTIQSRSIMPALSMDVVNAGEANRPSSHFIDISSHNGSISVANFQKMKNYGIKGVVVKLTESTSYVNPYAQEQINNATAAGLKVSAYHYAHYTSSAIASSEANYFASLANTFKLPKSTVMVIDIEEGKMLNGSLTPNTTSFVNVLKANGFSNIMYYMNRTYATSGHFSVSTFGAKNMWVAQYPYTPTAGMNWNNEFSSWQWSSQYYIPGIAHPFDISMDYTGYLENGAQGKWLSANQYVTVTKKNYSIWSNFNFNSALTNTTNVFNKTYKVTGKYQHMNGSTYYSLYDNNGNWKGYVNAEATTKANGAQGLWLSENKYVTLTKKSQTIWGDINTFSSKKSNTTDLYQKTYKVSGKYNHANGAVYYSLYDNNNKWIGYINADFASSASGPQGTWLSENKYVTLTTKGQTIWGDINTFSSKKGNTTDLYQKTYKVTGKYNHIAGAVYYSLYDNDNKWVGYINANGPTVATGPQGTWLSNNDYVTITKKGTTLWGDINNFSSKKGNTTDIYQQTFHAKGKYNHIANVTYYSLYDNNGKWIGYLNSSAATVAPGSQGIWIKNDEQVKINKKDYTIWSDIDKFSTKKGNTTEIYGKTYHAKGIYYHFSGAAYYSLYDNTSGKWIGYLNTNATLVTK; translated from the coding sequence ATGAATAAACTAACGATTAAAATCCCACTTTTTTGTACAGCTGCTCTTTTGACTCTCGGATTGACTACTCTTTCCTATGCCGAAGAAAACACAACTATCAGCAGCTCAGATACTGAAACAACAACAAGTAGTGTGCTTTCATCCGTTCAAAATCCAACGGACGAAAGCACAACGACTACAATTGAGAAAGAAACACCGTCAAGTACAGCTGCGTCTGAATCAACAGAAAAAAGTACAGAAACAGAAGCAGTAAATAGCTCTCTTTACTTTGATGACTACTATCTTCCATCAAATCGGTCAGACTTGAATCCTACGATCCAAAGTCGCAGTATCATGCCTGCTCTTTCAATGGATGTGGTCAATGCTGGAGAAGCCAATCGACCAAGCTCACACTTTATCGATATTTCTTCTCATAACGGTTCGATCTCAGTAGCAAACTTTCAAAAGATGAAGAACTATGGAATCAAAGGTGTTGTAGTTAAGCTAACTGAAAGTACTAGCTACGTTAATCCTTATGCGCAAGAGCAAATCAATAACGCAACGGCTGCTGGTTTGAAAGTTTCTGCTTATCATTACGCCCATTATACGTCCAGCGCGATTGCTTCTAGTGAAGCAAATTATTTCGCTTCGTTAGCGAATACCTTTAAATTACCTAAGTCGACTGTCATGGTCATCGACATCGAGGAAGGGAAAATGCTGAATGGTTCGTTAACACCAAATACAACTAGCTTTGTAAATGTTTTAAAGGCCAACGGTTTTTCAAATATCATGTATTATATGAACCGAACTTACGCAACAAGCGGACATTTTTCTGTAAGTACCTTTGGTGCAAAAAATATGTGGGTTGCTCAATATCCTTATACGCCAACTGCTGGTATGAACTGGAACAATGAATTTTCTTCATGGCAGTGGTCTTCTCAATATTATATTCCGGGGATCGCCCATCCTTTTGATATTTCAATGGATTACACGGGGTATCTGGAAAATGGTGCACAAGGAAAATGGCTGAGTGCAAATCAATACGTAACAGTCACTAAGAAGAATTACTCTATTTGGTCAAACTTCAACTTTAATTCTGCTTTGACAAATACCACGAATGTTTTCAATAAGACCTACAAGGTTACCGGAAAATACCAGCATATGAACGGTAGTACTTACTATTCTCTTTATGACAACAATGGAAACTGGAAGGGTTATGTCAATGCCGAAGCAACAACAAAAGCGAATGGCGCTCAAGGTCTGTGGTTAAGTGAAAATAAATACGTAACACTAACCAAAAAATCGCAAACAATTTGGGGCGACATCAACACCTTCTCTAGTAAGAAGAGCAACACAACTGATCTTTATCAAAAAACATACAAAGTTTCTGGAAAATATAACCATGCGAATGGCGCTGTTTATTATTCTTTATATGACAATAATAACAAATGGATCGGCTATATCAATGCGGATTTTGCAAGCTCTGCATCAGGACCTCAAGGGACTTGGTTAAGTGAGAATAAGTATGTTACACTCACTACAAAAGGTCAAACAATCTGGGGGGATATCAACACATTCTCCAGTAAAAAAGGCAACACAACTGATCTTTACCAAAAAACATACAAAGTCACTGGAAAATACAATCATATTGCAGGAGCCGTCTACTATTCTTTATATGATAATGACAACAAGTGGGTCGGTTATATCAATGCCAATGGACCTACTGTCGCTACAGGGCCTCAAGGGACTTGGCTAAGTAATAACGACTATGTAACGATCACAAAAAAAGGGACAACTCTTTGGGGGGATATCAATAATTTCTCAAGTAAAAAAGGAAATACAACTGATATTTACCAACAAACGTTCCACGCCAAAGGAAAATACAATCATATTGCTAACGTTACCTACTACTCTCTTTATGATAACAACGGAAAATGGATCGGCTATCTAAATTCAAGTGCAGCAACTGTTGCACCAGGTTCTCAAGGGATTTGGATCAAAAATGACGAACAAGTAAAAATCAATAAGAAAGACTATACGATTTGGTCTGATATTGATAAATTTTCTACTAAAAAGGGAAATACCACCGAGATCTACGGTAAAACCTATCATGCAAAAGGGATTTACTATCACTTCTCTGGTGCTGCTTACTACTCTCTTTACGATAACACTAGTGGAAAATGGATCGGCTATTTAAATACAAACGCAACGCTCGTTACTAAGTAA
- a CDS encoding metal-dependent transcriptional regulator, with amino-acid sequence MTPNREDYLKLIFELGGDETKINNKQIVSGLDVSAASVSEMISKLVKEQLVEHSPYQGVQLTESGLKKASTLIRKHRLWEVFLVEHLNYSWNEVHDDAEVLEHVTSQTLANRLSEYLNKPKFCPHGGVIPEDDQPVHEEKRQTLIDYPVGTTIRIARVLDEKELLDYLVSIDLNIHEEYQIDEIAAYEGPISISNKQKRLAVSYKAASTIFVDPINESGELK; translated from the coding sequence ATGACCCCGAATCGTGAAGACTACCTAAAATTAATCTTTGAATTAGGCGGCGATGAAACAAAAATCAACAACAAACAAATCGTTTCAGGTCTGGATGTTTCTGCAGCATCTGTTAGCGAGATGATTTCAAAATTGGTAAAAGAACAGCTAGTCGAACATTCACCATACCAAGGTGTTCAGCTTACAGAATCAGGACTGAAAAAAGCCAGCACATTGATTCGCAAGCATCGATTGTGGGAAGTGTTTTTAGTTGAACATTTGAATTATTCCTGGAATGAAGTTCATGACGATGCAGAAGTTCTGGAGCATGTGACTTCCCAAACATTGGCCAATCGCTTATCTGAGTATTTAAATAAGCCAAAATTTTGTCCTCATGGCGGAGTAATCCCGGAAGATGATCAGCCAGTTCATGAAGAAAAGCGTCAAACATTGATCGATTATCCCGTTGGAACAACGATCCGTATTGCACGTGTATTAGATGAAAAAGAATTGCTAGACTATTTAGTCTCGATCGATCTAAACATCCATGAAGAATATCAAATAGATGAAATTGCAGCGTATGAAGGACCTATCAGCATCAGCAATAAACAAAAACGATTGGCGGTCAGTTACAAGGCTGCGAGTACGATTTTTGTTGATCCAATAAATGAAAGCGGGGAATTGAAATGA